The following are encoded in a window of Numida meleagris isolate 19003 breed g44 Domestic line chromosome 11, NumMel1.0, whole genome shotgun sequence genomic DNA:
- the BSN gene encoding protein bassoon → MRGRGQSEGPRRTLQVDARGQRAGRSPSASPERGSTPTSPYSLPQIAPLPSSTLCPICKTTELTSAPSQPNFNACTQCHSKVCNQCGFNPNPHLTEVKEWLCLNCQMQRALGMDMTTAPRSKSQQQLHSPSPSPSHSPAKLPAGQEKTPAPTQPSARPGTAATAVPQPEPPKAQSAAPQREQHGQPKAAAPPEAARASPQHQQAKPSSSEQRKAVGDPKPTAPAPGAGAAEQPQEGLTGKLFGFGASLLTQASTLMSVQPEAPAPAPQTPGKVPPKIVFSDASKEAGPKAAGAQGRAGAGAVPATKPGKAEPGVKPKEVPKARALCPLCKAEINVGSGEPPNYNACTSCRQQVCNMCGFNPAPHLVEKNEWLCLNCQTQRLLEGSLADPAPMPLPAPKQPASGSPRHQPPAASQRAPAPAEPAAPPERQPSPAKSLRAPEQSRAPSPAPEKKPPVPVEEKPLPKAAPEPSVPAPKGKSVSPKPDGESREGRAATETQRAKELEDAGKPYPPDLSRSPQSLSDTGYSSDGISSSQSEITGLVQQEEEKLSGTGLAGQSPPSPSELTKLESSMRPLLEARGAPAEPSKGSEAREEQQQRQRQRPRYLSITPEAFDSDEELEDILEEDEDSLEWENQREQRESVESSDEFGSKLRHDYVEDSSEGGFSPVPGHPKGREEVTDEEFMRRQILEMSAEEDNLEEEEEEGYGRAKYSVPKAEAEKGKEPPSAKRRLPHGPGGLYKEERKELETAEGDDMSTAQGGLRRFKTIELNSTTGYGREMEVSQEADTGLEREPELEMESLTGSPEERSRGEYSSTLPATTPSYTSGTSPTSISSLEEDSDSSPSRRQRLEEVKQQRKARHRSHGPLLPTIEDSSEEEELREEEELLREQEKMREVEQQRIRSTARKTKRDKEELRAQRRRERSKTPPSNLSPIEDASPTEELRQAAEMEELHRSSCSEYSPSIDSEAESFDAVTSKLYKSGSEYNLPTFMSLYSPTEKVESVQPASKPLKSAEEAYEEMMRKAEMMQKQQVQQAQQDVSYSSTYQQVGYRGTEGQNGFQYQYADEYGYDGPTRPSQPDYSGSLSKPGTVYEEILQTSQSIARMHQSSSFDLALEKGDKKKGQEETYQEKHFLNAESAYAELMKQNGGPLTPGTSPTQLSAPVSFSTSEGSKVVPDVRVTQHFAKEGQDLAKLQSTPAAPSPAPKPVTAPYTYSKGSSVVTTAAASPAGTSRIYSSAEAASTPARSYGPAKSTVSYGSQTEDITRSKVGVEISVQTAREKLQAVSDGKPPPAKTYPFFKSSSPPLSPTSPTQSPTRTAPRAAVPPGPAAKSTAEFSTQTQSPLLAYDVPTTDPSASSPMVAQGTQTPHRAGSPRLTRQQSSQDAPFMVITLAADAASQTKPPSSSASPASSPTRVSRQVIAHGYGQEPEQPLGTFIRAQHVKDPAQKVPVTSGPDGITGLYSWGALPAENISLCRISSIPGTSRVEPGPKVPSSSAVDLRTALKSAPIIITDQGMDLTSLATEARKYCLTLDQIPSRQSTAIQPLIINLNAQEQPHAIIAASSTAGLAIASPMLISQPKQPVVYGDPFQSRMDFGQGAGSPVCLAQAKQVEQGVQTGAGRASGAAGPAPTSKPEPPAPLQAKFSRYSLPSQMVKKDVLITQTSVAHSVGGLPQPFPQEQGSELYRAVPVELKTQSPLLALGGKKSQVMMVQVEDVAAGPVTKVLKEEPPANVLDLTGVKAESQVACCDVVYKFPFGSSCTGAFNPTSKVPEKKAADTVPSRKASGPLYGSREPEMPETFPYREQPAPALYEEHKFYPTGTFGRLYSSMSDTNLSEIGMNYYPPKGDQPFHEAAVDLSTMKHSYSIGFAEGGYLGQGLQYGSFSDLRQPADLLGHPLPMRRYSSASNIYSDYRYSPRGDLASFQESSLAHYSATTAREISRMCAALNSMDHQYGARHATGPDTLSYGPGGGGLPAQPGGAAAPKPSGMFNPSVPEARQGFGGLAQYNVPGVRLGAVRQMFPSSATVRAADGMIYSTINTPIASTLPITTQPASVLRPMLRGLYRPYGPPGMAAVPLASLARVPVVAPRVPLAPQGLYRYPAPSRLPASSLMETPVYLGKAVSTAPGTSPAAKAPAAPATGMQRAEASGAAPRTEPSVAGSKEGGQAAPVPKPASESVQREEREREEERQRKQQEHVLQLERERVELEKLRQLRLQEELERERAELQRHREKEQLLVQRELQELQCIKQQVLQQQQEERHAQLALQREQLAQQRLQLEHIHQLQHQLQQQLEEQKRQKTIFPPAGAEPTSRPPEGPAEVPRGPMHNGHGWAPAGQALPGGPEGATVARYPAPQRPLSSSASDMSLQAEEPWEPGRGIKKRNSMPRLRDAYEKEAARKTADSSVQTDEEDGEERYMLSRRRRSRRSTDCSVQTDEEDSGEWEQPVRRRRSRPSRHADAGTEGKADGTARGVASIGIQTISDCSVQTEPDQLLRVSPSIHITTHDPRVEIVKYISAPEKTQRGESLACQTEPEPPPQPGIVVPQLTVPTTITPYSTNMQMVSTGPLDPHAVRQQTLGKFEKKKPDPLEIGYQSHLPADSLSQLVTRQPPRSPQVLYSPVSPLSPHRLLESSFATSERLNKAHVPPQKHFTDSAQRQQTLPRPIKTMQRSLSDPKPISPTSEEAGKDRFSLYQHPLLPGTQVGTLQSSPLARKVKRTLPSPPPEEPHVALGSPATPQLYLGSLAPKAPAAAPVTKASLLKELDRDLKLVEHESTKLRKKQAELDEEEKEIDAKLKYLELGITQRKESLLKDRGARDHPYLRGLAERRDYLSDSELHSLRLATYDGTGLRPAPTAQYPDFTAASYGAYPYAAPPGPPAFPATRPQPPQFPTASTTQDGLPPAPLPAFASPAAFPAPGTAYPELGAPAQPSFRPQNPYQAQGTFAGAAGVPVAQPALYQSPSDTHQKPRQTSLAELEQKIPTNYEVIGAATSSSTVPDVTLGAAAVSSSYEQYKAPEARLADRTGVTQGPSASFSSESLYTSLEQNIPRNYVMIEDISELTKESPAVDGQKVEPAGTGTNGRHGKEKSELLDAEGPSRPCCYSKAEEESEEDIYDHHGPDHRGKNSYHRESNGRVSGSSAGSSYYYGDSEYRHSSRADKHSSGMALPKHSSKNLAPAVVSSKRSKHRKQGMEQKISKFSPIEEAKDVESDLASYAVTTSVSSSNVASRAKKLQDEITYGLKKNVYEQQKYYGVSSRDLVDEEERVYSSSGRTRSSGYGLEKSSGRDAGGRSKSFEREGAERSQKGGSKPSSLGMSQSRGRAPVRTQPSEEESPISPLGKSVGGSRSMGGPGPQSAGDPCSQFCSSHSLPDVQEHIKDVPRNHSYKHEEGYGMDDSHCVVSDSEAYHLGQEETDWFDKPREARSERVRHYGGHSSSQKRPPAKHTYHDYDEPPDEDPWQHDDYPQHREHRHHGDYGRHAASSRHDEQPRRSAKQHPRESSRHEPRSHATPAATKKAQQPEPRASAPYGPGTSEYAPPSRHHGAEPQKAPKTPQPHGTPSPAQKPEPSAPAQQAAGRQPQAGQQAARQQPAARQGAQPAGTAQPRAQGPAAARPAQQQPGTGQPTGKAAATLHAQPGGHPAPQLKSEQTDTAKPTAKVPQQPGRAPAAQPLGAAADSKLGPRAAGTRGPTGTATGQPGAEGESVFSKILPGGAAEQAGKLTEAVSAFGKKFTSFW, encoded by the exons AAAAACGAATGGCTGTGTCTGAACTGCCAAACGCAGAGGCTGCTGGAAGGGAGCCTGGCGGACCCTGCCCCGATGCCGCTGCCTGCGCCAAAGCAACCCGCGAGTGGCTCCCCTCGGCACCAGCCGCCGGCAGCCAGCCAGCGGGCACCGGCCCCTGCCGAGCCGGCAGCACCTCCCGAACGGCAGCCTTCCCCTGCCAAGAGCCTGCGGGCACCCGAGCAGAGCCgggcccccagccctgccccggAGAAGAAGCCACCGGTGCCAGTGGAGGAGAAGCCGCTGCCCAAAGCTGCCCCGGAGCCATCTGTCCCAGCACCCAAAGGGAAGAGCGTCAGCCCCAAACCGGATggagagagcagggagggaCGTGCAGCCACCGAAACGCAGAGGGCGAAGGAGCTGGAG GATGCGGGCAAGCCTTACCCCCCGGACCTGTCCCGCAGCCCCCAGAGCCTGAGCGACACTGGCTACTCCTCGGATGGCATCTCCAGCTCGCAGAGTGAGATCACAGGGCtggtgcagcaggaggaggagaagctgagcGGCACCGGGCTGGCGGGGCagagccctcccagcccctccgAGCTCACcaagctggagagcagcatgCGGCCGCTGCTGGAGGCTCGGGGGGCCCCGGCGGAGCCCAGCAAGGGCTCGGAGGCgcgggaggagcagcagcagcggcagcggcAGCGGCCCCGGTATCTGTCCATCACCCCCGAAGCCTTTGACTCGGATGAGGAGCTGGAGGACATCCTGGAGGAGGACGAGGACTCACTGGAGTGGGAGAACCAGAGGGAGCAGCGGGAGAGCGTGGAGTCCTCAGATGAGTTCGGCAGCAAGCTGCGGCACGACTATGTGGAGGACAGCAGCGAGGGGGGCTTCTCACCGGTGCCTGGACACCCCAAGGGCCGGGAGGAGGTGACTGACGAGGAGTTCATGCGCAGGCAGATCCTGGAGATGAGCGCAGAGGAGGACaacctggaggaggaggaggaggaggggtaCGGGCGTGCGAAGTACAGTGTCCCCAAAGCCGAGGCGGAGAAGGGCAAAGAGCCTCCCTCGGCCAAGCGGCGCCTGCCACACGGCCCCGGCGGCCTCTacaaggaggagaggaaggagctggagaCAGCAGAGGGCGATGACATGAGCACGGCCCAGGGGGGTCTGAGGCGCTTCAAGACCATCGAGCTGAACAGCACCACCGGCTACGGCAGGGAGATGGAGGTGAGCCAGGAGGCGGACACTGGGCTGGAGCGGGAGCCCGAGCTGGAGATGGAGAGCCTGACGGGCTCACCCGAGGAGCGATCCCGTGGTGAGTACTCATCCACCCTGCCGGCCACCACACCCAGCTACACCTCGGGCACCTCACCCACCTCCATCTCCTCCCTGGAGGAGGACAGCGACAGCAGCCCCAGCCGGCGGCAGCGCCTGGAGGAGgtgaagcagcagaggaaggctCGGCACCGCTCGCACGGCCCTTTGCTGCCCACCATTGAGGACTCGtcggaggaggaggagctgcgggaggaagaggagctgctgcGGGAGCAGGAGAAGATGCGGGAGGTGGAGCAGCAGCGCATCCGCAGCACGGCACGCAAGACCAAGCGCGACAAGGAAGAGCTGAGGGCGCAGCGGAGGAGGGAGCGCTCCAAAACCCCCCCCAGCAACCTGTCCCCCATCGAGGACGCCTCCCCCACTGAGGAGCTGCGGCAGGCGGCGGAGATGGAGGAGCTGCACCGCTCCTCCTGCTCCGAGTACTCGCCCTCCATCGACTCAGAGGCTGAGAGCTTCGACGCCGTGACCTCCAAGCTGTACAAGTCAGGCAGCGAGTACAACCTGCCCACCTTCATGTCGCTGTACTCCCCCACGGAGAAGGTAGAGAGTGTGCAGCCTGCCAGCAAGCCTCTCAAGAGTGCCGAGGAAGCGTACGAGGAGATGATGAGGAAGGCGGAGAtgatgcagaagcagcaggtcCAGCAGGCCCAGCAGGACGTTTCCTATAGCAGCACCTACCAGCAGGTTGGATACCGCGGCACCGAGGGGCAGAACGGCTTCCAGTACCAGTATGCAGATGAGTATGGCTATGACGGCCCCACACGCCCCTCGCAGCCCGACTATTCAGGTTCCCTGTCAAAGCCGGGCACGGTGTACGAAGAGATCCTGCAGACCTCGCAGAGCATCGCCAGGATGCACCAGTCCTCCTCGTTTGACCTGGCTCTGGAGAAGGGAGACAAGAAGAAAGGGCAGGAGGAAACGTACCAGGAGAAGCACTTTCTGAATGCCGAGAGCGCATATGCTGAGCTAATGAAGCAGAATGGGGGGCCCCTCACCCCTGGCACCAGCCCCACgcagctctctgctcctgtCTCCTTTTCCACCTCAGAGGGCAGCAAGGTGGTTCCCGATGTCCGGGTCACACAGCATTTTGCCAAAGAGGGACAGGACCTGGCCAAGCTTCAGAGCACCCCGGCAgcgcccagcccagctcccaaGCCTGTCACAGCTCCTTACACCTACAGCAAAGGTTCCAGCGTGgtcaccacagcagcagccagcccagccGGCACATCACGGAtctacagctctgcagaggctgCGTCCACACCCGCCAGGAGCTACGGCCCAGCAAAGAGCACCGTCAGCTACGGCTCGCAGACAGAGGACATCACCCGAAGCAAGGTGGGGGTGGAGATCAGCGTGCAAACCGCCAGGGAGAAGCTCCAAGCGGTGAGTGACGGCAAGCCCCCACCAGCCAAGACGTACCCATTCTTCAAGAGCTCCAGCCCCCCGCTCTCGCCGACATCTCCCACTCAGAGTCCCACTCGcactgctcccagggcagccgTGCCCCCCGGCCCTGCTGCCAAGTCCACTGCTGAGTTCTCCACACAGACGCAAAGCCCCCTCCTCGCCTATGATGTCCCCACCACCGACCCCTCGGCCTCCTCCCCCATGGTGGCCCAGGGGACACAGACACCACACCGGGCAGGCTCACCTCGCCTGACCCGGCAGCAGTCCTCGCAGGATGCGCCCTTCATGGTGATCACACTGGCAGCCGACGCAGCCAGCCAGACCAAGCCTCCGAGCTCCTCGGCATCCCCTGCCTCGTCGCCCACCAGGGTGAGCCGGCAGGTGATCGCCCACGGGTACGGCCAGGAGCCAGAGCAGCCACTGGGCACGTTCATCCGGGCACAGCATGTGAAGGATCCAGCCCAGAAGGTGCCTGTGACTTCAGGCCCAGACGGCATCACAGGGCTGTACAGCTGGGGAGCGCTGCCAGCAGAGAACATCTCACTGTGCCGCATCTCCTCCATCCCCGGCACCTCCCGTGTGGAGCCGGGGCCCAAGGTGCcgagcagcagtgctgtggacCTGCGCACTGCTCTGAAGTCCGCTCCCATCATCATAACTGACCAAGGCATGGATCTCACCTCCTTGGCCACCGAGGCCAGGAAGTACTGCCTGACCTTGGACCAGATCCCCAGCCGGCAGTCCACAGCCATCCAGCCCCTGATCATCAACCTTAACgcccaggagcagccccacgCCATCATCGCAGCCTCCAGCACTGCCGGCCTCGCCATCGCCTCCCCGATGCTCATCTCCCAGCCCAAGCAGCCCGTGGTCTACGGAGACCCCTTCCAGAGCCGGATGGACTTCGGGCAGGGGGCCGGCAGCCCGGTGTGCCTGGCGCAGGCGAAGCAGGTGGAGCAGGGCGTTCAGACGGGTGCTGGCAGAGCCAGTGGGGCGGCTGGCCCTGCACCAACCAGCAAGCCCGAGCCGCCTGCTCCTCTGCAGGCAAAGTTCTCCAGGTACAGCTTGCCCAGCCAAATGGTAAAGAAGGACGTGCTCATCACGCAGACCAGCGTCGCGCATAGTGTCGGTGGCCTTCCACAGCCGTTCCCGCAGGAGCAGGGCTCGGAGCTGTACCGCGCGGTGCCGGTGGAGCTGAAGACCCAGAGCCCTCTCCTCGCCCTGGGCGGCAAGAAGTCCCAGGTGATGATGGTGCAGGTAGAGGATGTGGCAGCTGGCCCGGTGACCAAAGTGCTGAAGGAAGAGCCTCCAGCCAACGTGCTGGACCTCACGGGAGTGAAGGCAGAGAGTCAGGTGGCCTGCTGCGATGTGGTCTACAAGTTCCcttttggcagcagctgcaccGGCGCGTTCAATCCCACCTCGAAGGTGCCGGAGAAGAAAGCTGCAGACACGGTCCCCAGCAGGAAGGCCAGCGGGCCCCTGtatggcagcagggagccagAGATGCCAGAGACCTTCCCGTACCGGGAGCAGCCGGCACCCGCACTCTATGAGGAGCACAAATTCTACCCCACCGGCACCTTTGGGAGGCTCTATTcctccatgtcagacaccaaCCTGTCAGAAATCGGCATGAACTACTACCCGCCAAAGGGGGACCAACCTTTCCACGAGGCCGCCGTGGACCTGAGCACCATGAAGCACTCCTACAGCATTGGCTTCGCCGAGGGTGGGTACCTGGGCCAGGGGCTGCAGTATGGCTCCTTCTCTGACCTACGCCAGCCCGCTGACCTGCTGGGCCACCCGCTCCCCATGCGGAGGTACAGCTCAGCCTCCAACATCTACTCCGACTACCGCTACTCACCCCGAGGGGACCTGGCCAGCTTCCAGGAGTCCAGCCTGGCCCACTACAGTGCGACAACCGCGCGTGAGATCAGCCGCATGTGCGCTGCACTCAACTCCATGGACCACCAGTACGGGGCCCGGCACGCCACTGGCCCTGACACACTGTCCTATGGCCCTGGCGGTGGGGGGCTGCCGGCCCAGCCAGGGGGTGCCGCGGCCCCAAAGCCCAGCGGGATGTTCAACCCGTCCGTCCCCGAGGCACGGCAGGGCTTCGGCGGCCTGGCGCAGTACAACGTGCCCGGTGTGCGCCTGGGTGCCGTCCGGCAGATGTTCCCATCCTCTGCCACCGTGCGGGCGGCCGACGGCATGATCTACTCCACCATCAACACGCCCATCGCGTCCACGCTGCCCATCACCACCCAGCCAGCCTCCGTGCTGCGGCCCATGCTGCGTGGGCTGTACCGGCCCTATGGCCCGCCCGGCATGGCGGCTGTCCCGCTCGCCAGCCTGGCCAGGGTGCCTGTCGTCGCGCCCCGTGTCCCGCTGGCACCGCAGGGCCTCTACCGATACCCAGCCCCCAGCCGCCTCCCGGCCTCCTCACTGATGGAGACGCCTGTCTACCTGGGCAAAGCAGTCAGCACCGCACCGGGCACCAGCCCCGCCGCCAAAGCCCCCGCCGCACCCGCCACTGGCATGCAGAGAGCGGAGGCATCAGGAGCAGCACCCCGCACCGAGCCCTCTGTGGCGGGCAGCAAGGAAGGCGGGCAGGCAGCCCCCGTGCCCAAACCGGCCTCGGAGAGCGTACAGCGGGAGGAGCGGGAGCGCGAGGAGGAGCGGCAGcgcaagcagcaggagcacgtgctgcagctggagcgGGAGCGTGtggagctggagaagctgcGGCAGCTgcggctgcaggaggagctggagcggGAGCGTGCTGAGCTGCAGCGGCACCGGgagaaggagcagctgctggtgcagcGGGAGCTGCAGGAACTGCAGTGCATCaagcagcaggtgctgcagcagcagcaggaggagcggCACGcacagctggcactgcagcGGGAGCAGCTGGCCCAGCAGCGCCTGCAGCTCGAGCACAtccaccagctgcagcaccagctgcagcagcagctggaggagcagaagaggcagaagaCCATCTTCCCACCCGCTGGTGCCGAGCCCACCAGCCGCCCACCCGAGGGGCCCGCTGAGGTGCCGCGGGGCCCAATGCACAATGGACATGGGTGGGCGCCAGCCGGCCAGGCGCTGCCCGGGGGGCCCGAGGGTGCCACCGTCGCCCGCTACCCTGCACCGCAGCGGCCGCTCAGCAGCTCGGCCTCGGACATGTCACTGCAGGCTGAGGAGCCCTGGGAGCCCGGACGGGGCATCAAGAAGAGGAACTCGATGCCGCGGCTGCGGGACGCCTACGAGAAGGAGGCAGCAAGGAAGACGGCGGACAGCAGCGTGCAGACGGACGAGGAGGATGGCGAGGAGCGGTACATGCTGTCGCGGCGGAGGCGGTCACGGCGCAGCACTGACTGCAGCGTGCAGACGGATGAGGAGGACAGCGGAGAATGGGAGCAGCCCGTGCGACGCCGGCGCTCCCGGCCCTCGCGGCACGCCGATGCCGGCACCGAGGGCAAGGCGGACGGCACAGCGCGCGGCGTGGCCAGCATTGGCATCCAGACCATCAGCGACTGCTCGGTGCAAACTGAGCCCGACCAGCTCCTCCGCGTCTCGCCCTCCATCCACATCACCACCCATGACCCCCGCGTGGAGATCGTCAAGTACATCTCGGCCCCGGAGAAGACGCAGCGGGGTGAGAGCCTCGCCTGTCAGACAGAGCCTGAGCCGCCCCCGCAGCCCGGCATCGTGGTGCCCCAGCTCACAGTGCCCACCACCATCACGCCCTACTCCACCAACATGCAGATGGTCAGCACGGGGCCCCTGGACCCCCACGCCGTCCGGCAGCAGACCCTGGGCAAGTTTGAGAAGAAGAAGCCGGACCCCCTGGAGATCGGGTACCAGTCCCACCTGCCGGCCGATTCCCTCTCCCAGCTGGTGACCCGCCAGCCTCCCCGCTCCCCCCAGGTCCTCTACTCGCCCGTGTCCCCGCTGTCCCCGCACCGCCTGCTGGAGTCTTCCTTTGCCACCAGCGAGCGGCTCAACAAGGCGCACGTCCCGCCCCAGAAGCACTTCACCGACTCAGCCCAGCGCCAGCAGACGCTGCCGCGGCCCATCAAAACCATGCAGCGATCCCTGTCCGACCCCAAGCCCATCAGCCCCACCTCTGAGGAGGCTGGCAAGGACAGGTTCTCCCTCTACCAGCACCCGCTGCTCCCGGGCACCCAG GTGGGCACGCTGCAGTCCAGCCCGCTGGCGCGCAAGGTGAAGCGCACGCTGCCCAGCCCGCCACCCGAGGAGCCCcacgtggccctgggcagcccagccACCCCCCAGCTctacctgggcagcctggccccCAAGGCCCCCGCCGCCGCACCGGTCACCAAGGCCAGcctgctgaaggagctggacCGCGACTTGAAGCTGGTGGAGCACGAGTCGACCAAGCTGCGCAAGAAGCAGGCGGAGCTGgatgaggaggagaaggagatcGACGCCAAGCTGAAGTACCTGGAGCTGGGCATCACGCAGCGCAAGGAGTCACTGCTGAAGGACCGAGGGGCACGGGACCACCCCTACTTGCGGGGCCTGGCCGAGCGCCGTGACTACCTGTCTGACAGCGAGCTGCACAGCCTGCGCCTCGCCACCTATGACGGCACCGGGCTGCGCCCCGCACCTACTGCCCAGTACCCCGACTTCACCGCCGCCTCCTATGGTGCATACCCCTATGCGGCCCCACCGGGGCCACCCGCCTTCCCTGCCACGCGCCCACAGCCGCCCCAATTCCCCACTGCCAGCACCACGCAGGACGGCTTGCCACCTGCCCCACTGCCTGCCTTCGCCTCACCCGCCGCCTTCCCGGCCCCCGGCACCGCGTACCCAGAGCTGGGTGCCCCTGCCCAGCCAAGCTTCCGGCCCCAAAACCCCTACCAAGCCCAGGGCACCTTCGCTGGCGCGGCTGGTGTGCCCGTGGCACAGCCTGCGCTCTACCAGAGCCCGTCAGACACACATCAGAAGCCACGGCAGACCTCACTGGCTGAGCTGGAGCAGAAGATCCCCACCAACTACGAGGTCATCGGTGCGGCCACCAGCTCCTCCACTGTCCCCGATGTCACCCTTGGTGCGGCGGCGGTGAGCAGCAGCTATGAGCAGTACAAGGCGCCCGAAGCTCGGCTGGCCGACAGAACCGGCGTCACGCAGGGCCCCTCGGCCAGCTTCTCCTCTGAGTCCCTCTACACCAGCCTGGAGCAGAACATTCCCCGGAACTACGTGATGATTGAGGACATCAGCGAGCTCACCAAGGAGAGCCCGGCAGTGGATGGGCAGAAAGTGGAGCCGGCGGGCACGGGCACCAACGGCCGCCACGGCAAAGAGAAGAGCGAGCTGTTGGATGCCGAGGGGCCCAGCCGGCCGTGCTGCTACAGCAAGGCAGAGGAGGAGTCTGAGGAGGATATCTATGACCACCATGGCCCCGACCATCGTGGGAAGAACAGCTACCACCGGGAAAGCAATGGCAGGGTGTCGGGGAGCTCGGCGGGCTCCTCTTACTACTATGGGGACAGTGAGTACCGGCATTCCTCGCGGGCAGACAAGCACAGCTCCGGCATGGCGCTGCCGAAGCACTCATCCAAGAATCTGGCGCCTGCTGTTGTCTCCTCCAAGCGGAGCAAGCACAGGAAGCAGGGCATGGAGCAGAAGATCTCCAAGTTCTCCCCCATCGAAGAAGCCAAAGATGTGGAGTCAGACCTGGCCTCCTACGCAGTGACAACGTCggtcagcagcagcaatgtggCCTCCAGGGCCAAGAAGCTGCAAGATGAGATCACCTACGGCCTCAAGAAGAATGTGTACGAGCAGCAGAAGTACTATGGTGTGTCCAGCCGGGACCTGGTGGATGAGGAGGAGCGGGTCTACTCCAGCAGTGGCAGAACCCGCTCCTCCGGCTATGGGCTGGAGAAGTCCTCTGGACGTGACGCAGGTGGCCGCAGCAAGTCCTTCGAGCGGGAGGGTGCGGAGCGGTCCCAGAAGGGCGGCTCCAAGCCCTCATCCCTCGGCATGAGCCAGAGCCGGGGCCGGGCTCCGGTCCGCACGCAGCCCTCCGAGGAGGAGAGCCCCATCAGCCCCCTGGGCAAGTCGGTGGGGGGGTCGCGCTCCATGGGGGGCCCTGGCCCGCAGTCAGCAGGGGACCCCTGCTCCCAGTTCTGCTCCAGCCACTCGTTGCCTGATGTGCAAGAGCACATCAAAGACGTGCCAAGGAACCACTCGTACAAGCACGAGGAGGGCTACGGCATGGACGATTCCCATTGCGTTGTCTCGGACAGCGAAG CCTATCATTTGGGTCAGGAGGAGACAGACTGGTTTGATAAGCCCAGGGAAGCGCGGTCAGAGAGGGTAAGGCACTACGGCGGCCACTCTTCCTCGCAGAAGAGACCCCCAGCTAAGCACACCTACCACGACTACGACGAGCCACCAGACGAGGACCCATGGCAGCACGACGACTATCCCCAGCACCGCGAGCACCGGCACCACGGCGACTACGGCCGCCACGCCGCCTCCTCCCGCCACGATGAGCAGCCGCGCCGCTCGGCCAAGCAGCACCCGCGGGAATCCAGCCGCCACGAGCCCCGCAGCCACGCCACGCCGGCCGCCACCAAGAAGGCACAGCAACCCGAGCCCCGTGCCTCGGCACCGTACGGCCCCGGCACCTCCGAGTACGCACCGCCATCCCGCCACCATGGTGCCGAGCCCCAGAAGGCACCCAAGACCCCGCAGCCGCACGGGACGCCCTCCCCGGCGCAGAAGCCGGAGCCGTCGGCCCCCGCGCAGCAGGCAGCGGGCAGGCAGCcgcaggcagggcagcaggcagcgcGGCAGCAGCCGGCGGCACGGCAGGGCGCTCAGCCGGCGGGCACGGCACAGCCCAGGGCGCAGGGACCCGCCGCGGCACGGCCAGCGCAGCAGCAGCCGGGGACGGGCCAGCCCACGGGGAAGGCAGCGGCCACGCTGCACGCACAGCCAGGAGGACACCCAGCACCACAG CTGAAATCGGAGCAGACGGACACGGCCAAACCCACAGCGAAAGTGCCGCAGCAGCCGGGGAGAGcgcctgcagcccagcccctgggagcagcag CAGACAGCAAGCTTGGTCCGAGGGCGGCTGGGACGCGTGGCCCCACCGGCACAGCCACAGGGCAGCCTGGGGCAGAGGGAGAAAGCGTCTTCTCCAAAATCctgccaggaggagcagctgagcaaGCAGGCAAACTGACTGAAG CGGTGTCGGCTTTCGGCAAGAAATTCACTTCGTTCTGGTGA